Genomic window (Branchiostoma lanceolatum isolate klBraLanc5 chromosome 13, klBraLanc5.hap2, whole genome shotgun sequence):
CTCCTATTATTGCCTTGAAACAATATGTTCTTCGGTCTTTGTGTGTGTTCGTCTGTGAAGTGGTAACTCTGCTGTAAACAGCAAGTTATGAATGGCTCTtcatgatacttggtatgttggtaAGTGCTAGTAAGATGAAGAAATCATTAGATTGtacgccccctagcggcttcccaTGATACTGCAGCCGgaccagttttgatatctcatgttctgcacatgctatggtcattatTTTCTTGATTCAGGTCTCATGTTCtgcacatgctatggtcatgattttcttGATTCAGGAGTTGGTAGATGGCTCTTTAGATATTTTTGAGCATTTGGACTAACTCCTCTCTTGCAACTCTGATAcaattgttgttattgttggaAGAATAAGGGAAGGAAAAGACCATATGGTGAATCTTCTTTCCTTATtttttggtgacacctcaggggtggaggcATTTTTGTTAGCATACAAATGTGATATCTTTTCCCATAGTTTGTGACAGCAGCTCAGCAGATCTGTGAGGACCTGAAGAAGGAAGGGTACTGGGCAGACTTCATAGACCCATCATCAGGGAGAGCAGTAAGTGTCAGAATTCAGCTTAAGAATTTTTATTGTTTACTGGTTATGTAGATTTTGAAACTCTTTTACCCAGTTGTAGTGTCCATATTTGCTGTTTTCCTGTTTTGACTGTAAGAGTTAGTCTAAAATTTAATGTCTCTTCCTTGGGTTGCTATTAATTTTCATTGCATACACAATTCTTGTGAAAGACAATAACATGGTAAATATGTACATGATTTTAGTATTGGTGTATAAGTATCATATTTTATAATTTGTGGGAGAGGGACATACTTAGCATACACAGCATCAGTGTTGTTTAAGCTGCAACAACCAGTTATtcactaccagtagactagccccctgctgtagtgcttgcatgactgtgtggctcaagggctatagaaatggagatgggcactgtcCTATACAACGAAAGGTGTGGATAAGATTTGAACCTTTTACTAGCTAACCAGTAATACATAAACCTCCTTCTTTTTCCACAGTTCTTCGGACCGTATACCAACAATACATTGTTTGAGACCGACGAGCGCTACCGGCACCTAGGCTTCAAGATCGAAGATCTTGGCTGTTGTAAAGTTATAAGTCACAAACTCTGGGGAACACACGTTTATGTAGGAAGCCTCTACACCACAGCACCTAGTGACAGTCCTGCCATGCAAATGCTGCTGACGAAAATAGCAGGATAGTAGATAGAAGTGaaacattattttcataaaTAGCCTAACAATTGCTGTGGGTTTTCAGACAGTGTTAAGCTTTGAGTCTTATGTTAAAGGAATCACTGCATCCTATGCAAGGATTTTTGTTGTACAATCTTTGAGAACAGAGAAACAGGTTCTTTAGTTAATCGCAATCTTTGTTAtggtgccccccccccttctccAACCATAGAATGGAAGATCAATGTTTAAAAGGAATCGTTACATCCTATGCAAGGATTTTTCTTGTACAATCTTTGACAATGGAGATTCTTTACTTAAAACGGAGGTCCTTACCTTAATAATCTTAGATACAAAGTGCCCCCTGCCCCTACTACAGCTGTATTGTGGAAGACTaatatcaaaaatgtttgaacaTTGATAGTTCTCTTGCAGCAGCTATATTTCTGTTACTAATATATTTTAtgatatggtatggtatggtatggtaatAGGTGACTAGTACTAAAGCCCATGTTATCATGTCCATTATCCCTTCACAATAAGCATCTTCACTTTTGGCACTGTGCTTACATATAGATACTGTATGTAGGTGCCATCCAGTCTTTAACCTACTCTTGCTAAGTTAGAGGATTAACCTATAcatatttggtgccaaatggctaccttagcaggctacAGGTTAATGGGAATCTTGGGAAAGTTACAGTGCAATGTGGATGGTAAGGTTAGCAAAGTTATGGCAGAAacaatgttgatgaaggttagacatccaggtgataagatactaGTATCATAGTATGccagataacagttactcaagcaactggctaaaATGCGTAGTGGATATCCATGGTCCAGGTCTCATATGAGGAAATTGTGGGCTTTACCTCATATTTTGTGACAGACATTCTCCtaataaatgacagaaaatatttcattattTGTCTGCTGTTCTTTATTTCTCAAAACAATTCATATCTTCAAATAGTAGCAGCATCAAAGTGCCTATAGGTAACAAATGAGATGACTAAATGCAACTACTGTGTATTTCTGCACACTATGTTCATTGTGTTTTTACTTTCCTTTGGTACTTATTTACAGGACAAATGAGCAAGAAAGTAGTATCCACTAAtacttgacatacatgtatctatacttGACCTACcaatatttacagtatgtacagtTTTGCATCTTAAAAGCCACATACAGTGACAATGAAAACACCAAAAGCCCACAAGAACCCTGTTTCAGGGTTAGAGTTATAGTCTTTATAAGTTTAAAATCAATTTCACCCTTACAGTCACACATTCAGTATTGAAAGACACAAGTCCTTCTGGTCCACGTaaaaatacaagtacaaaaaAGTCTTAGATACAGGTCTGGTATGGATTGCCTTGTTGAGAATCTTAGAAATCTATTGTGGTACGCCACGTAATCCATGGGAGGCAGGTACTCCACAATCACCGCTTCTTGGCATTGCTAAGGTGGCGCACACTTTTACTTCATATGGAATGTCTTTATGAAATGAATACGACATTGCATCCACATCTTCCTCTGACGTGTGACTGTCAACAAACTTGCCGGTGAAGTGCATCTGTCCGCCGAGGAGGAAGTACGCCTTGCGGTCGATGACTGCAACTTTGGACGCAAACTTGTGTACGCACAGAGGCTGAGGGACTACTGACCAGGGAGATGCCTTCATAGTGACCGGTTGACCAGCCCTGCACATCTCTACAATGGTGCTGCTTGTTATCTGTCCGTCTTTGAACGTTTTACCGCCTGCTATGTAGATGATGTCACCTTGCACCATGGCTGTCGCTTCAGAATGGGGATGAACTGTGGGTGCCACTGCTTCCCAGGAGTTATTCGGCGGGAAGAACGTTTCAACCACTGATGTTGGCACGCATTTTTCTTGTTCACCCATATTATAACCACTCACTTTAACCTCACCACCAATAGCAAATACAACTCCTTCGCAGCTTGCGAGAGACACTTGTGCTGAGTATCGGCTCAATGTAGGAAGAAGAGTCCATTGGCCCTCGCATATGTCGTAGCAACAAACTCGAGATTTGCTGCTGTCTGTGCCCTGAACAAGAAAGAGTCTTGTGCCTACAGATGTCATTTGAGGTGTTCTGGGTCGATATCCGCACTCAGGAGGTAATGGTAGGTCGTTCCAAATGTTTTCTATTGGGTCGTAGGACTTAAAAGCTGACATAAACTCTAACATCACGTAAAGAACGTTTCCGACCGCAGTCGCTGCACCAATGGATCCATGAGTAACCTCCATTTGCTCCCATCCACTGGGAGTGAATATCCATATTTCGTCCTCAGTAAAAGCCAACCAAGCCTGTTGAAGGCAAAGTTTTAGGTTCAGTATACCACGACAGATAAATATGCTTTGCATTGATTTCAAGTACAACGTTCAAGTGTTTTACTTTTATACATGTGTTAACATTGATATTATGACTAAGCAAATGGACAAGCATACCTTCTTTTCCATCTTGGTTCTGGGCTTTGATCGTGGCCAGTCAATGCCTTGTTTCATCTCGGATGGATAGCTATGGTAGGCCATGGCTTCCAGGATCAGCTGTCTGCAACTTTCCACAAGTCCCATGTCGGTCTGTAGCAGTCCATTCAGCGTGCTCTGGTCCAGTAGTGCAAATCTCACGTGGCTGAGTACATCGGTCGCGTGTGGCATTCTGGTCTGCTTGTCATGCATGAGCCAACGCACCACCCCTCATACACCTGTAAAACAGACaacacaagctatctgccaccaaaaaatcaagaccatagcacgtccaggtcaagagatacaaagctgaaatttctgctgcagtaccaaggtcacataccagggggcccaaaatcgaccttgaatttcggcttcacaacacctgcctacataccaaatattatcgtaatccatcaagaggttcttgagttatgctgactatagtagtccggaagcacaaacagacagacaaacagacacacagacacacccaaaacaatatctccattttccatagagataacaagagttcggacacctgatatctccatgaaacattttgattatgcaaatcaactccacatttgcataaaatatgcttggtcatgtacaccttacacgtgtcgcaatattgacaacTTAGATGAATTATTATTAAATTTCGAGCACCTCTAACTCTGAAGGCGATACAAGGTCGTTGGTCTGTAACAGCTTCACCAGTTGGTCCGCTGTAGTGGACGTCAGAAAGTCTTCAGAAGTGCTCAGTTCCATAAAACTGTCCGCAAGCGCAGACTCCACTTTCTCTTGCAAGGTCGTCAAGCCGTACATATCCgcaacctgtacatgtaggcaaaGAAAAATGCCATGGTAAATAATCTGACAGGATATCAATTCTTGAACAGAAATATAGAAATCCATCACTCGATTTTTTTAAATCGTATTTGAACGATTGCGAGGTTGACAAAATGCATCTAATCACAGCTATGTGCTACTCCATAAATAGTAACTGGCAAATACTTCTTATATTCATCAAACAACAGATCTAGAATTCAGCAGAATGATGCATGATATATTCGGATGCCTTAAAAGAACGTATCTCACCTCCTGTGCCTTAGTATAATTCGCCAAGTCCAGTGGTGCGTCACGCATATTTTGGGATATAAATTCGTAGCACATTTTCATGACGGGCTGAACCTGTATACAGAAACAATGTGAGTCATTTTGAATCAAGTAAATTTGAATAACTGGTATTTAACTTAGAAGTCCTTGAAAGCTAGTTATACATACGGACATAGTGCAACAAAGTATTGATAACATATGTAAAACTCATCATTGTTTGAGGTCTAAGTACACTATTTGACATGATATTGTGAGTTTCGCGTGTTTGAACTACGAGCGTATCGTGTCTTTATGAATATGCAGACATATTCATACACATAACAGCCTACCTGCAGATGATTGGCCACCAACAGAACATCGTACACGCTCTCTAAAGACACCGCAAGCTTTCCCGTGTATAAGAAGTTCAGCAAGATGCGAAAGCCATCCGCACTGACACTAGCATCCTTCAGTTCCACACGGTTGTCCCTAGTTTCCTTCatgcctacatgtataagataaaAGCGACGTTATAGAGAGAATACAATGCACACTTGTACATAGTCACGATttaacattaacgttacatgacaaCATTGTTTCGTATGTTGAGTGGTTAAAAGAGACACGGGTTTCTATATCTGCCACcgaaaaacaacagtaaaacGAATGAAACGCTGGAGAAAGATGTTGCGGACAACTTGCAAGATGGCAGACATCATCAGACTACCTGAGGCAAAAAGGCGTCGAAAGTAGTCGCTGCCGTAGGCCAAGACGGTAGAGTGCGCCCTGAACTCTTCCTCCCCTGCAACAACCGTCACGTCCAGGAGGACTCCCTCGGCTCTCATGTCGTTCAGTGCCGACAACATGTCGTTACCGAACGCTGGGTCACTCAAGGTACGGTGGACCTGCTCGGTACCCTCAACACAAACACCATAGTCCGCCATTTTTTCCGGCTGTATAGTCGGGTTTCAGATGTCAGGATCCGTTACactgatgttgtttttgttagtCTGGAGTTCCTTGCGTGAACAATACCGAACAGCAGAACAATAAAACGTGTATGACTCGGTCTTGAAGCTTAATTCGTCACATCGCGAGAAGAAATTCGTAGGCATTGGGACAGCAAGTGAACACAACTTGACGTCTTGTTGCTCGTGTTTGGACTGTAAGGATCTGTAAGATATTACTGCACGAAATCCAATCTTTAAGCATACCTTAACCCATACGTAAAGATAGCGTTTATTCATAAGGTATGAATAAACGATATTTTTTCGTATTGACGTAACCTTGAAGAATATCTTTTCGTATCGACGCAACCCTAAAGAAACAAGGTAAGGTTATACAAACATGTTCTCGGTGTCGTATACTAAGGTACATTACATTATGCGTTACGAGTACGTTCTAAAAAGTATACAGTGACACAGCAATATACTTTAATTTGATACTTTATTGTTAGAGGATTCAAATTAAATA
Coding sequences:
- the LOC136447311 gene encoding kelch-like protein 3, with translation MHDKQTRMPHATDVLSHVRFALLDQSTLNGLLQTDMGLVESCRQLILEAMAYHSYPSEMKQGIDWPRSKPRTKMEKKAWLAFTEDEIWIFTPSGWEQMEVTHGSIGAATAVGNVLYVMLEFMSAFKSYDPIENIWNDLPLPPECGYRPRTPQMTSVGTRLFLVQGTDSSKSRVCCYDICEGQWTLLPTLSRYSAQVSLASCEGVVFAIGGEVKVSGYNMGEQEKCVPTSVVETFFPPNNSWEAVAPTVHPHSEATAMVQGDIIYIAGGKTFKDGQITSSTIVEMCRAGQPVTMKASPWSVVPQPLCVHKFASKVAVIDRKAYFLLGGQMHFTGKFVDSHTSEEDVDAMSYSFHKDIPYEVKVCATLAMPRSGDCGVPASHGLRGVPQ
- the LOC136447313 gene encoding kelch-like protein 26 — encoded protein: MADYGVCVEGTEQVHRTLSDPAFGNDMLSALNDMRAEGVLLDVTVVAGEEEFRAHSTVLAYGSDYFRRLFASGMKETRDNRVELKDASVSADGFRILLNFLYTGKLAVSLESVYDVLLVANHLQVQPVMKMCYEFISQNMRDAPLDLANYTKAQEVADMYGLTTLQEKVESALADSFMELSTSEDFLTSTTADQLVKLLQTNDLVSPSELEVLEI